A window of Metabacillus sp. B2-18 contains these coding sequences:
- a CDS encoding transglutaminase domain-containing protein, protein MLMLRRALLLVILFFSFSHVQAYAGSWEVPYKDALNVANQLKQKQTSFDRAINQGNLELVDSLYNDFSAMIGKTERAIGKVPRSSKREYLLKEFVRPAKISRERVIYEVSQLRLLEQIDANVKKGSFNEAKNLLAKLDRLKKRAVEIKNAGGYASLPAAVNSYLTNYENTLRDTIETGSAPSLYSSIYNGISSIKPEINVGSFSKDSDVVFETLNSVLQDHPELFYFSYKGSLFWSDGRFEIKYLYSTSTILSMKSQLEQKANQILAQTITPGMSEYEKVKAIHDYLVLNMAYDYDNYLRGSLPEDSYNVYGALIKGTAVCEGYTEAMIYLLGKLNIETKYVTGTANGGAHAWNKVKIDGAWYNVDATWNDPVPDKKGYVRYDYFLVTDSELAKDHKWDNSGFPKATDGRYMK, encoded by the coding sequence ATGTTGATGCTAAGGAGAGCCTTGTTACTAGTGATCCTGTTTTTTAGCTTCTCACATGTACAAGCTTATGCGGGTTCTTGGGAAGTTCCATATAAAGATGCATTAAACGTAGCTAATCAATTGAAACAAAAGCAAACATCATTTGATCGGGCAATCAATCAAGGAAATCTTGAGTTAGTCGATTCTTTATATAATGATTTTTCAGCTATGATCGGAAAAACAGAAAGAGCTATAGGGAAGGTTCCACGCAGTTCAAAGCGTGAGTATTTGTTGAAAGAATTTGTAAGACCAGCAAAAATCTCCAGAGAACGGGTCATTTATGAAGTATCACAGCTTCGTTTGCTAGAGCAAATCGATGCAAACGTGAAAAAAGGAAGCTTTAATGAAGCAAAAAACTTACTAGCAAAGCTTGATCGTTTAAAGAAGAGAGCTGTTGAAATTAAGAATGCGGGTGGATATGCTTCACTACCTGCTGCGGTAAATAGCTATCTTACAAATTATGAAAACACCTTGAGAGATACAATAGAAACAGGTAGTGCACCTAGCCTTTATTCTTCTATTTATAATGGAATCTCGAGTATAAAGCCAGAAATTAATGTTGGGAGTTTTTCAAAGGATTCAGATGTTGTTTTTGAAACATTGAATTCGGTTCTTCAAGATCATCCCGAGCTTTTTTATTTTAGCTATAAAGGGAGTTTGTTCTGGTCTGATGGGAGATTTGAAATTAAGTATCTTTATTCTACTAGTACAATCTTATCGATGAAGAGTCAGTTAGAGCAAAAGGCTAATCAGATTCTGGCTCAAACGATTACTCCTGGCATGTCTGAGTACGAAAAGGTAAAGGCCATTCATGATTACCTAGTTTTGAATATGGCGTATGATTATGATAATTATCTGCGAGGGTCTCTACCTGAAGATTCTTATAATGTGTATGGTGCACTTATTAAAGGGACAGCGGTTTGTGAAGGCTACACTGAAGCTATGATTTATTTGTTAGGTAAGTTGAATATTGAAACGAAGTATGTAACAGGTACAGCTAACGGTGGGGCTCATGCTTGGAATAAAGTAAAGATCGATGGTGCGTGGTATAACGTCGATGCAACTTGGAATGATCCTGTTCCGGATAAGAAAGGGTATGTGCGTTATGATTACTTCCTGGTGACGGATAGTGAATTGGCGAAGGATCATAAGTGGGATAATTCTGGGTTTCCGAAGGCGACGGATGGGCGATATATGAAATAG